Below is a genomic region from Myxococcus fulvus.
TGCTGCGAGACGCGGCGGGCTTCCGGATGGGGCCGTTCGAGCTGCTGGACCTCACGGGGCTGGATGTCTCGCACCCGGTGATGGAGTCCGTGTACGAGCAGTTCTACCAGGAGCCGCGCTTCCGTCCGTCGTACGTGCTGCGTCAGCGGCTCACGGCGGGGCTGCTCGGGCGCAAGAGCGGGCAGGGCTTCTACTCCCACGAGGGAGGACGGCCTCGCGCCGTGCCGGAGCCCGCGCTTCCGAAGGGAGAGCAGCGACCGGTGTGGGTCGCCGCCGATGAGCCCGGCTGGAGGGAGGCGCTGCTGTCCCTGGTGCGCGCGGCGGGTTGGTTCCCGGACGACGGAGAGCATCCCGCACCGGAGTCGCTGTGCCTGCTCGCGCCGTTGGGCCGGGACGCCACGACCACGGCACTGGCGCTGGAGTTGGACCCCGAGCGCACGGTGGCGGTGGACCTGTTGTTCGGTCCGGAGCGCCGGCGCACGGTGATGACGACGCCGGTGACGCGGCCCGCGTTCCTGGACTCGGCGCTCGCGCTGCTCGGGGCGGATGGAACGCCTGTGGCGCGCATCCACGACAGCACGGGCTTCGTCGCGCAGCGGGTGCTCGCCACCGTGGTGAACATCGCGTGCGACATCGCGCAGCAGCGCATCGCGAGCCCGGAGGACATCGATGCCGCGGTGACGCTCGGGCTGGGGTATCCGCTCGGACCGCTGGCCTGGGGTGACGCGCTCGGTCCGCGACGCGTGTTGAAGGTGCTGGAGGCCATCCACGCCGCCTCCGGGGACCCGCGCTATCGCGCGAGCCCGTGGTTGTCCCGCCGAGCCCGGCTCGGTGTCTCCCTCCTCACGCCGGAGAGGTGATTTGCATGAGCGCCTATATCTACGATGGGTTGCGCACGCCGTTCGGCCGTCACGCGGGAGCGCTGGCTCCCATCCGTCCCGATGACCTGCTCTCCGGAGTCATCCGCGCGCTGCTCACGCGCGGCCCGTTCGAGCTGGGTGACATCGAGGACGTCGTCATCGGCTGCACCAACCAGGCGGGGGAGGACAGCCGCAACGTGGCGCGCCACGCCGCGTTGCTCGCGGGGCTGCCCATCGAGGTGGGGGGTGTGACGGTGAACCGGCTGTGCGGCAGCGGTCTCGCCGCGGTGCTGGACGCGGCGCGTGCGGTCATGACGGGGCAGGGTGAGCTCTTCGTCGCCGGGGGCGTGGAGAGCATGAGTCGCGCGCCCTTCGTGTTGCCCAAGGCCGAAGCGGCGTTCAGCCGCGACACCCAGGTGTTCGACACGACGATGGGCGCCAGGTTCCCGAACCCCCGTGTGGTGGCTCGCTTTGGTGGTGACACGATGCCGGAGACGGCGGACAACATCGCGCGCGACCTGGGCATCGGCCGCGCGGCGTCGGACCGGTTCGCGCTGGCCTCGCAGCAGAAGTTCGCGACGGCGCAGGCACGGGGCTTCTTCACCGGAGAGCTGGTCCCCGTGGAGCTGCCGGGACGCAAGGGTGCCGTCACCACGGTGACGGTCGACGAGCATCCCCGTCCGGAGACGACTCTCGACAAGTTATCCACACTCAAGCCGCTGGCGGCGGAGGGCGTCGTCACGGCGGGCAACGCCTCGGGCATCAATGACGGCGCGGCGGCGCTGCTCGTCGGCTCGATTTGTGTGGGCGAGTCCGTGGGGTGCAAGCCGCTGGCGCGCATCGTCTCGGCCGCCGTCGCGGGAGTTCCGCCGCGCACCATGGGACTCGGGCCCGTGCCGGCCGCGCGCAAGGCGCTGGAGCGGGCGCAGCTGGCGCTGTCGGACATGGACGTCATCGAAATCAACGAGGCCTTCGCGGTGCAGGTGCTCGGCTGTCTCAAGTTGCTGGAGCTGGACGAGGACGACAGTCGGGTGAACCCGAACGGCGGAGCCATCGCCGTGGGGCATCCGCTGGGAGCCTCAGGTGCGCGACTGGCCCTCACGGCCGCGCGACAGCTCCAGGTCTCGGGTGGGCGCTACGCGCTCGTCAGCATGTGCATCGGGGTGGGGCAGGGCATCGCGGCCGTCCTCGAGCGCGTGTGAGTGGCTTCCTCTTCTGACGTTGGGAGAACCGAATGCAGGTCTACGACAAGCTCTACATCCAGGGTGAGTGGGTGGCGTCGCGAGGCGGTGGGCACATCGACGTGCTCAGCGCCTCCACAGAAGAGGTGATGGGACGCGTTCCCGAGGGCACTGCGGAGGACGTGGACCGCGCGGTGCGCGCGGCGCGTGGTGCCTTCGAGGCCTGGGCCTCCCTTCCCATCCCGGAGCGGGCGGCGTTCTTGCGGAGGCTCCAGGCGGGGCTGACGGAGCGACAGGATGCGCTCGCGAGGACGATGACGGGCGAGGTGGGCATGCCCCTGGCGCTGTCGAAGGCCATCCAGGTGGGCACGCCCATCACCGTGACGGGGACCTACGTGCAGCTCCTCCAGGAGCACGCCTTCGAGGAGCAGGTGGGCAACTCGCTGGTGGTGCGCGAGCCGGTGGGCGTCGTCGCCTGCATCACGCCGTGGAACTATCCGCTGCATCAGATTGTCGCGAAGGTGGCGCCGGCGCTGGCGGCGGGTTGCACCGTGGTGCTCAAGCCCAGCGAGGTGGCGCCGCTCAACGCGTTCATGCTCGCGGAGATCCTCCACGAGGCGGGGTTGCCTCCGGGCGTCTTCAACCTCGTGTCCGGAACAGGGCCGGTGGTGGGCGAGGCGCTCGTGCGTCACCCCGAGGTGGACATGGTGTCCTTCACGGGGTCGACGCGAGCGGGACGCCGGGTGTCGGAGCTGGCGGCGGCCACGGTGAAGCGCGTGTCGCTGGAGCTGGGGGGCAAGTCCGCGTCCATCATCCTCGCGGATGCGAACCTCAAGAACGCGGTGAAGCGGACGGTGGGCAACTGCTTCCTCAACTCGGGGCAGACGTGCACGGCGCACACGCGCATGTTGGTGCCTCGGGCGTTGCATGAGGAGGCGGCGCGCCTCGCCGCGGAGGTGGCCGCGAGCTTCACCGTGGGCGACCCGTTCCAGGGCGAGGCGAAGCTCGGTCCCGTCATCTCCGAGGCGCAGCGTGCGCGCGTGCGTGAGTACATCCAGCAGGGCCTCCGTGAAGGCGCGAAGCTCGTCGCCGGTGGCCCCGAGCAGCCCGAGGGCCTGCCGAAGGGCTACTACGTGAAGCCCACCATCTTCGCGGGCGTGACGCCGGAGATGACCATCGCGCGGGAGGAGATCTTCGGCCCCGTGCTCGCCATCCTGCCGTACGACGACGAGGACGACGCGGTCCGCATCGCGAACAGCACCATCTACGGCCTGGCCGGAGGAGTCTGGTCGGAGGACGTGGAGCACGCGAAGCGAATCGCGCGCCGGATGCGCACCGGACAGGTGGACATCAACGGCGGGCGCTTCAACCCACTGGCTCCGTTCGGTGGGTATCGACAGTCCGGGAACGGTCGAGAGCTCGGCCGATACGGGCTGGAGGAGTTCCAGGAGCTCAAGGCGATGCAGCTCTGACGCAGTCCCCCCTCATCCGAGTCAGGAGTCCCCATGAAGGCCGCGGTGTGTTTCGAGAAGGACGTGCTGACCGTCACCGACGTGAGCTTCGAGCCGCCGAAGGCGCGCGAGGTGCTCGTCCGCATGGTGGCGTGTGGTGTCTGTCACACGGACCTGTCGGTGGTGAACGGCACGGTGAAGATGAAGCTGCCCTGTGTGCTGGGGCACGAGGGCGCGGGCATCGTCGAGGAGGTCGGGGAGGAGGTCACCCATCTGCGGAAGGGGGACAAGGTCGTCCTCTCGTGGGTGGCGCAGTGTGGCGAGTGCTACTTCTGTCGCATCCAACGGCCGAACCTGTGCGAGCTCGGCGAGCGCATCAACGCGGGCAACCGGATGCCGGACGGGAGCACCCGGCTGCGCAAGGACTCGCGCGAGCTGAACGTGTTCTCCGCGCTGGGCGCGCTGTCGGAGTACGCGGTGGTGCCGGCGCGGGCGGCGGTGAAGCTCCCCG
It encodes:
- a CDS encoding 3-hydroxyacyl-CoA dehydrogenase; its protein translation is MVDVQAPSLTLGLVGTGVMGRGIAQLAAQAGITVRLFDARPQAAEEARASVSSTLDMLVTKGRLSPEEARAATARLEPVPYEASLAGCEVVVEAIVEDLGAKQALFTRLEGIVGPGCLLATNTSSLSVTAIASVCERPGRVGGFHFFNPVPLMKVVEVIEGARTEPWVGEALVLLARRLGHRPVRAADTPGFIVNHAGRGFGTEALRILQEGVASFEVIDRVLRDAAGFRMGPFELLDLTGLDVSHPVMESVYEQFYQEPRFRPSYVLRQRLTAGLLGRKSGQGFYSHEGGRPRAVPEPALPKGEQRPVWVAADEPGWREALLSLVRAAGWFPDDGEHPAPESLCLLAPLGRDATTTALALELDPERTVAVDLLFGPERRRTVMTTPVTRPAFLDSALALLGADGTPVARIHDSTGFVAQRVLATVVNIACDIAQQRIASPEDIDAAVTLGLGYPLGPLAWGDALGPRRVLKVLEAIHAASGDPRYRASPWLSRRARLGVSLLTPER
- a CDS encoding 3-oxoadipyl-CoA thiolase — protein: MSAYIYDGLRTPFGRHAGALAPIRPDDLLSGVIRALLTRGPFELGDIEDVVIGCTNQAGEDSRNVARHAALLAGLPIEVGGVTVNRLCGSGLAAVLDAARAVMTGQGELFVAGGVESMSRAPFVLPKAEAAFSRDTQVFDTTMGARFPNPRVVARFGGDTMPETADNIARDLGIGRAASDRFALASQQKFATAQARGFFTGELVPVELPGRKGAVTTVTVDEHPRPETTLDKLSTLKPLAAEGVVTAGNASGINDGAAALLVGSICVGESVGCKPLARIVSAAVAGVPPRTMGLGPVPAARKALERAQLALSDMDVIEINEAFAVQVLGCLKLLELDEDDSRVNPNGGAIAVGHPLGASGARLALTAARQLQVSGGRYALVSMCIGVGQGIAAVLERV
- a CDS encoding aldehyde dehydrogenase family protein produces the protein MQVYDKLYIQGEWVASRGGGHIDVLSASTEEVMGRVPEGTAEDVDRAVRAARGAFEAWASLPIPERAAFLRRLQAGLTERQDALARTMTGEVGMPLALSKAIQVGTPITVTGTYVQLLQEHAFEEQVGNSLVVREPVGVVACITPWNYPLHQIVAKVAPALAAGCTVVLKPSEVAPLNAFMLAEILHEAGLPPGVFNLVSGTGPVVGEALVRHPEVDMVSFTGSTRAGRRVSELAAATVKRVSLELGGKSASIILADANLKNAVKRTVGNCFLNSGQTCTAHTRMLVPRALHEEAARLAAEVAASFTVGDPFQGEAKLGPVISEAQRARVREYIQQGLREGAKLVAGGPEQPEGLPKGYYVKPTIFAGVTPEMTIAREEIFGPVLAILPYDDEDDAVRIANSTIYGLAGGVWSEDVEHAKRIARRMRTGQVDINGGRFNPLAPFGGYRQSGNGRELGRYGLEEFQELKAMQL